From a region of the Mycobacterium sp. SMC-8 genome:
- the nuoK gene encoding NADH-quinone oxidoreductase subunit NuoK, with translation MSPDHYLYLSALLFTIGAAGVLLRRNAIVMFMCVELMLNAANLAFVAFARLHGQLDGQVVAFFTMVVAACEVVIGLAIIMTIFRTRRSASVDAANLLKH, from the coding sequence ATGAGTCCCGACCATTACCTGTATCTGTCCGCGCTGTTGTTTACCATCGGCGCGGCGGGAGTGCTGTTGCGGCGCAACGCCATCGTGATGTTCATGTGCGTCGAGTTGATGCTCAATGCCGCGAACCTCGCCTTCGTCGCGTTCGCCCGCCTCCACGGCCAACTCGACGGCCAGGTGGTCGCGTTCTTCACGATGGTGGTCGCCGCCTGCGAGGTCGTGATCGGGCTGGCGATCATCATGACCATCTTCCGGACCCGGCGCTCCGCCAGCGTCGACGCGGCCAACCTGCTGAAGCACTGA